The nucleotide sequence GAGTCATTTGGTATTGAACCTCGAAATGTACGACTTGGTTTGGCAACAGATGGATTTAACCCTTTTGGGAAGATGATTCTTCGCCATAGTACTTGGCCAGTTGTCCTATTCCCATACAATCTTCCTCCGTGGATGTGTATGAAGGAGCCTTATACTTTCATGTCCTTACTTATACCTGGACTAACAAGTCCAGGTAATGACATAGATGTAAATTTGAGGccattgattgatgagttgCAAACACTATGGGAAAATGGTGTGGAAACGTATAATATATCTACAAggcaaaattttcaaatgaaaGCTGCACTTATGTGGACTATCAATGATTATCCGGCATATGCTTACATGTCAGGTTGGAGCACTCAAGGAAAATTGGCATGCCCATATTGTGCCTCTAAGACTTCACATCGCAGGTTATCTGATGGGTCAAAAATGTGTTATATGGGTCATAGACGATTTTTACCGTCTAACCACTCATGGCGCAAGCAAAAATGTAAGTTCGACAATACAAGAGAGAAAACGGTTGCACCCAGTAGACCATCTGGTGATGATGTTATACAAGAACTGGATGAATTAAGAAAAATAACTCATGGCAAGCAGAACAAGCAGACAATACCTGGGTTTGGAAGGAGGCATAATTGGAAAAAACATTCTATATTTTTTCAATTACCTTATTGGAAAACACTTTTGGTGCGTCATAACTTAGATGTTATGCACATcgagaaaaatgtatttgaaagTGTGATTGGCACAATGATGAGCATTGATGGTAAGACAAAGGATTCTTTAAATGCTCACCTTGATCTTCGTGAAATGGGTATAAGGGAAAGATATCATCCAAAAGTAAGAGAAGATGGTAAGCTTGATTTTCTCCCAGGTGACTATACATTGTCAGACGATGATAATAAAGTTTTATGTAAATGGTTATCTGAATTACAAGTTCCAGATGGATATTCTGGAAATTTATCTCGATGTGTGGCTACTGGAGAACGTAGTATTTCTGGTATGAAGACCCATGATTGTCACATTTTCTTGGAAAGATTACTTCCCTTTATAGCTCGAGAGTTATTGCCTAAAGACGTTTGTGAGCCCCTTATTCAGCTTTCTTATTTTTTCAAGGAATTGTGTGCTAAAGTGTTGAGAGAAGAAGATTTGAATGTTCTTGAAAATCAAATTGCTATTACATTATGCAAGATGGAACAAATATTCCCTCCTGCCTTCTTTGACATCATGATTCATCTAACTTGCCATTTAGCATGGGAGGCAAAAACGGTAGGTCCAGTGCAATATAAGTGGATGTATCCTGTAGAAAGGTATTGTCAATTTtcaaatattattattacatAACATTTTATTTGATATTAAGTTATATTctgtaatttcaatttttactaTTTGGTTAGGTATTTGCATAAACTAAAAGGTTATGTTCGTAATAAGGCTCGTCCAGAAGGATCTATTGCGGAAGGCTACTTGGGAGATGAATGCATAACATTTTGCTCTCTTTATTTGCATTGAGTTGAAACTAAGTTTAATCAAAGGGATAGAAATGATGATGGAGGTCAATCGTTATCTAATACATCTCGATTACCTATTTTTTCAACACCAGGTAAATCTTTTGGGAAAGGTGTACTTGAATCCTATGCATATCAAACTCCTTGAGGCTGCCAAGTTTTATGTCctacaaaattgtgatgaatgtTTACCTTTTGTTCAGTAAGAAATCTCTCATTACCATACGAACTTTCAACATTCGATCTTTTACTACTTATTTTTAGTATTacaatattttaatatattaatttaactaaCTCCTTGTTATATGTGCAGAGAACATAAGAATATTCTAATGCATTCTGGTGTTAGAAATGTGGAGGAGTCACATAGGCTTCAATTTTCAAATTGGTTTCATAAGAGGGAATGTATACTATATTATGTGAAAACTGTTGATTATTAGATATATTGTTTCtacaatatttttctttctatatatGCAGATCAAACAACTATACTATGGTAACAAAGTTGATAAGCAAATGCTTTCATTGGCTCTCGGTCCGGAAAGGCGAGTAAAATATTACCCTGGTTACTATATGAGTGGGTTTCGATTTCATACATTGCAACGTGAtgagaataaaaaaaacacaaaattgtgGAGTTATAGTTAAGGGGGAGAATCAGATTGATAGTGTGCCTTGGTATGGAGTATTAAAAGACGTGGTTGAGCTTCGTTACACAGAAGGCAATAGAGTTGTATTGTTCAATTGTGAGTGGTATGACATTGTGTGAAAAGGAACAGGTTATAAGATAGATCGTTACAGAATAATTAGTATTAATACAACTCGCAAGTTGAATACTAAAGAGCCATTTGTGCTGGCAAACCAAGCAACCCAAGCTTTTTATGTGAGAGAGATTAAAACTAAGGCTTGGAGTTACGTGGTGGAAACGAAGCCTAGAAATGTTTATGAGATGCCTAAtgtggatgatgatgatgagccATACCAAGAAGAAGAGGCGCATGGGGGTACTCAAGCCAACCAAAATGATgacgaagatgatgaaattgtggGATAAGCTCTCATTgtgattgtgttttttttttatctaaaaatttagttGCGGAAGTGATGTGGTTATACTTTATTCAATGTCAATGACAAATGTTATGATTTAACAAAGGCAtgcaaattatttatttatcataGAATACTATATTAAGTTATACACTTTTTAGCTCaatggttttatttttaatttaatggtCCAATTTTCTCCATATGTATTCTAAGTTATATGATCTATTTATTGTAGAATTTAAATtaagcatcaaacttatttcaAGAATATTCAAATGACACATGTGACCTTTAGTAAATAATTGATTCCAACAAAACCATATGCCTTAAAATTTATTCTGACAAAGAAAAAATCTTGTCGAAAAAATATGATTACTTTCGACAACAACTAATTATCctcgaaaatataaaaacattaCCGAGAGGaccttttttttcctcaaaattataaaaacattaCCAAGAGGTCTTTTTTTCCCTCGAAAATACTAAATCAATTTCGTCAACATGAGTAAACCTTCGGAAATAACCATTCTATTTCCGTTAAGAACTTTACTTGTCGTTAATACAACTGGTGCCAATTCTTCCCGCCAAACAAAAGTGCAATTCCGACAAAACTTGAGACTAGTTCCGAGGATATCATGTGCGTTGGTAATACAAATTTGTTTCATGCCATGTTACCGACGACTCATATTTTATGGTCGCAAAATGTGCTTTTTACGACGGTTTTTTTTTGCCCTCGAAAAATCTTCGTCGGTAATAACTACTTTTTTTGTAGTTACCAAATCATAATCCTCGGAACTAATGCATATTTTCAAAAGTCCAGTTGGAACTAACGCTAATCTTTACAGAACTCCAACTGAAACTAACACCTCTTTTCAGAATCTCCAATGACCAAATCTCtttttttgcttttaattttttaattttttattcttccTCTGGTTTTTTTCCTCAAACTTAAAAACAAGCACTACTAAATTAAACACTTTGCACGACAAGGGAGTCTTTGTCGCGCAAAGCATTTTTAAGTCGCACAAAACCTATGGTGACGCACAATCGTCGCGCAGAGTTTGTTGCGCAAAGGTCGTGAA is from Malus sylvestris chromosome 5, drMalSylv7.2, whole genome shotgun sequence and encodes:
- the LOC126622670 gene encoding uncharacterized protein LOC126622670, producing MSDQYSNLSFVVNLLHIKSTGTMSNKAFGALLKLLNDAFPFCEKLPTSNDGAKKIVAELGLHYEKIDACKNDCIIYYMEHANATQCPTCKLSRWRTQEKGNKKKGKKVPWKILRYFPLTSRLQRLYMSSKTAADMRWHSKDRVKDGVLRHPADSEQWKSFDQIHESFGIEPRNVRLGLATDGFNPFGKMILRHSTWPVVLFPYNLPPWMCMKEPYTFMSLLIPGLTSPGNDIDVNLRPLIDELQTLWENGVETYNISTRQNFQMKAALMWTINDYPAYAYMSGWSTQGKLACPYCASKTSHRRLSDGSKMCYMGHRRFLPSNHSWRKQKCKFDNTREKTVAPSRPSGDDVIQELDELRKITHGKQNKQTIPGFGRRHNWKKHSIFFQLPYWKTLLVRHNLDVMHIEKNVFESVIGTMMSIDGKTKDSLNAHLDLREMGIRERYHPKVREDGKLDFLPGDYTLSDDDNKVLCKWLSELQVPDGYSGNLSRCVATGERSISGMKTHDCHIFLERLLPFIARELLPKDVCEPLIQLSYFFKELCAKVLREEDLNVLENQIAITLCKMEQIFPPAFFDIMIHLTCHLAWEAKTVGPVQYKWMYPVERYLHKLKGYVNLLGKVYLNPMHIKLLEAAKFYVLQNCDECLPFVQEHKNILMHSGVRNVEESHRLQFSNWFHKRECILYYVKTIKQLYYGNKVDKQMLSLALGPERRVKYYPGYKIDRYRIISINTTRKLNTKEPFVLANQATQAFYVREIKTKAWSYVVETKPRNVYEMPNVDDDDEPYQEEEAHGGTQANQNDDEDDEIVG